A window of the Candidatus Nitrosotalea okcheonensis genome harbors these coding sequences:
- the cysS gene encoding cysteine--tRNA ligase, whose translation MRIFDTLSVTEKNVDITNLVKIYLCGVTVYDESHIGHARTIIVFDTLRRYLESKGARVNLIQNFTDVDDKIINRTKKENVSADIITTRYIKNYFDDFDKLNVKRADLYPKATEHITDMTDMIKGLIDKGFAYVSKNGVYFSVLKFKEYGKLSKKKIDELISGARVEVDETKKDPLDFALWKFSDESPTWNSPWGRGRPGWHIECSAMSLRYLGSNFEIHGGGRDLIFPHHENEIAQSESFSGVNFAKIWMHVGMVTINGEKMSKSLGNTKSIDHVLNIWGPNIVRLFCLSSHYSKPIDYSEEILKEIITKWRQVENCYFEMILSDDSQVTENLDQIKNIIHESKTEFDSALESDFNTPLALASFFKLVKNINQLASVEKITKTISEVIFPTFQEMLSILGLRLVQVTNDEKNQISNLIKQRNELRNQKKFQDADAVRKQISDMNVTLIDHKTKTLWMKQEKIGIEN comes from the coding sequence TTGAGAATTTTTGACACTTTATCAGTAACAGAAAAAAATGTGGACATTACAAACTTGGTGAAAATATACCTATGCGGAGTTACAGTGTATGATGAGAGTCACATAGGCCATGCCAGAACCATCATAGTGTTTGATACACTTCGAAGATATCTAGAGTCAAAAGGAGCCAGGGTAAATCTCATACAAAATTTTACAGATGTCGATGATAAGATAATTAATCGTACAAAAAAGGAAAACGTTTCCGCAGATATCATAACTACGAGATACATAAAAAATTATTTTGATGACTTTGACAAGCTAAATGTAAAGAGGGCAGACTTGTATCCAAAAGCCACAGAACACATCACGGACATGACTGACATGATCAAGGGTTTGATTGACAAGGGATTTGCATATGTGTCCAAAAATGGAGTATATTTTTCTGTTTTAAAATTCAAGGAATATGGAAAACTTTCAAAGAAAAAAATAGATGAATTGATCTCAGGTGCACGCGTTGAAGTCGATGAGACAAAAAAAGATCCTCTAGATTTTGCATTGTGGAAATTCTCTGACGAGTCTCCCACATGGAACAGCCCATGGGGCAGAGGAAGACCCGGATGGCACATAGAGTGCTCCGCAATGAGCCTGAGATATTTGGGGAGTAATTTTGAGATCCATGGTGGAGGACGTGATCTAATATTTCCCCACCACGAAAATGAGATAGCGCAGTCAGAGTCTTTTTCCGGAGTCAACTTTGCCAAGATTTGGATGCATGTTGGAATGGTCACAATAAATGGAGAGAAAATGTCAAAGTCGCTAGGGAACACAAAATCAATCGACCACGTTCTCAACATATGGGGTCCAAACATAGTTAGACTGTTTTGTTTGTCAAGTCACTATTCAAAACCAATTGATTATTCCGAAGAGATTCTAAAGGAAATCATAACAAAGTGGCGCCAAGTAGAAAATTGTTATTTTGAAATGATTTTATCAGATGACTCGCAGGTAACAGAAAATTTGGATCAGATCAAAAATATTATCCACGAGTCAAAGACAGAATTTGACAGTGCACTAGAGTCTGACTTTAATACACCTCTAGCTCTTGCCTCATTCTTCAAACTAGTTAAAAACATCAACCAATTAGCATCCGTAGAGAAGATCACTAAAACAATATCAGAGGTAATCTTTCCGACATTTCAAGAAATGCTATCAATTCTTGGCCTGAGATTAGTTCAAGTCACAAACGATGAAAAAAATCAGATCTCAAATCTAATCAAACAGCGAAATGAACTGCGTAATCAGAAAAAATTTCAAGATGCGGACGCAGTAAGAAAGCAAATTTCAGACATGAATGTAACACTAATTGATCACAAGACCAAAACACTCTGGATGAAACAAGAGAAAATAGGTATCGAAAACTAG
- the ychF gene encoding YchF-related putative GTPase, whose amino-acid sequence MPIKIGLLGKTNTGKTTFFNAATLAGGEVSTYPFTTKRPERALGNAITPCVHTEFNVKDNPQNSKCTDGWRFIPIELIDLPGLIKDAWAGKGLGNQFLSVATQSDAILHVVDVSGSIDAAGRIAEVGSGDPIADVSDIEEELIMWYLKLLEGNRDKISKLIQSETDPLVAITDVFRGIGVKEGHVKEALKITGLENKHFENFDMYDSKKFAAYLRKISKPTLIVANKVDIPGAEKNFDRLREKYIDTIIIPASTDSELSLRKAEKKGLIKYVPGSEQFDILHKEQLTKKQLEALDFITQGILGEYMRTGVQFAINVTVFKLLKMNSIYPVANPENLSDKKGRILPDLILLKDGATVEDLAKEIHTDLTKGLLYAKDVRYGVRLPVNYQLRDRDVVSLVSAQTKKS is encoded by the coding sequence ATGCCAATAAAGATTGGCCTTTTAGGTAAGACTAACACTGGTAAAACCACTTTTTTCAACGCAGCCACACTGGCAGGAGGTGAAGTCTCAACTTATCCATTTACAACAAAAAGACCAGAACGTGCACTTGGTAATGCAATAACACCTTGTGTCCACACCGAGTTTAACGTCAAGGATAATCCGCAAAATTCTAAATGCACTGATGGCTGGAGATTCATACCAATCGAGCTAATTGATCTTCCGGGGTTGATAAAAGACGCATGGGCAGGCAAAGGGCTTGGAAACCAATTTCTTTCAGTGGCTACTCAATCTGATGCAATACTGCATGTTGTGGATGTATCCGGAAGTATAGATGCTGCGGGAAGGATTGCCGAAGTTGGAAGCGGCGATCCAATAGCCGATGTCTCTGATATTGAAGAGGAACTTATCATGTGGTATCTCAAATTATTGGAAGGTAATCGAGATAAAATATCAAAACTTATCCAGTCTGAGACAGATCCTCTTGTTGCAATAACTGATGTGTTCCGCGGAATAGGCGTCAAGGAAGGGCATGTCAAGGAGGCACTAAAGATAACAGGTCTTGAAAACAAACACTTTGAAAACTTTGACATGTATGATAGCAAAAAATTTGCGGCGTATTTGCGAAAGATATCGAAACCCACCCTTATTGTTGCAAACAAGGTTGATATTCCTGGAGCAGAAAAAAACTTTGATAGACTACGAGAAAAATACATTGATACTATAATAATTCCAGCAAGTACAGACAGTGAACTATCACTGAGAAAGGCTGAGAAAAAAGGTCTTATCAAATATGTTCCAGGATCAGAGCAATTTGATATTTTACACAAAGAACAATTAACCAAAAAACAACTAGAGGCACTTGATTTTATCACACAGGGCATACTAGGAGAATACATGAGAACGGGTGTCCAGTTTGCAATCAATGTTACCGTATTCAAGTTGCTAAAAATGAATTCGATATATCCTGTGGCAAATCCTGAAAACTTGTCTGATAAAAAAGGAAGGATTCTTCCTGACTTGATTTTGCTTAAAGATGGTGCAACAGTAGAAGACCTTGCAAAAGAAATACACACAGATCTTACAAAAGGTCTACTCTATGCTAAAGATGTACGATATGGAGTAAGACTTCCCGTGAACTATCAATTACGTGACAGGGATGTTGTATCATTAGTTAGCGCACAAACTAAAAAATCCTAG
- a CDS encoding CoA-binding protein yields MERDSCTDDDIRKIYTLKNIAVVGMSKNPDKAAHYVPRYLIDNGFNVIPVNPTATEILGRKCYPTLLDVPDTVDIVDVFRPSDQVLQVIEESVKIKPKVIWLQEGIHNLEAEDVARKAGIPIVVFNRCMLAEHQRLF; encoded by the coding sequence ATGGAAAGAGATTCTTGCACTGATGATGACATACGAAAAATTTACACTCTGAAAAATATTGCAGTGGTAGGCATGTCAAAAAATCCTGACAAGGCAGCGCACTATGTTCCAAGATATTTGATTGATAATGGGTTTAACGTGATTCCTGTAAACCCAACTGCAACAGAAATTCTTGGAAGAAAATGTTATCCAACACTACTTGATGTTCCTGACACTGTGGACATAGTTGATGTCTTTCGACCATCTGATCAAGTCTTACAAGTTATAGAAGAATCTGTAAAAATAAAACCCAAAGTAATATGGTTGCAAGAGGGAATACATAATCTTGAAGCAGAAGATGTTGCACGAAAAGCAGGAATTCCAATAGTGGTATTTAATCGATGCATGCTCGCAGAACATCAAAGACTATTCTAA
- a CDS encoding PadR family transcriptional regulator, with protein MEQEPNDVIVLSAISQGAKKFDKILKKTKIESQELNTLLERLEEKGFITIIEKKGWLGPKKEITLTDKGNKELEERRFELQQNWDQMVTIWKSGDKQKLEQHMEANKSTIPSMMFMGIMDMMMFSTMMGFMGMAMTSFIPDQYMNSGHDIGGGHDAGAHDASSGQDFSGGDFHGDGGPGDMGGFDVNF; from the coding sequence ATGGAACAAGAACCAAATGATGTAATAGTACTCAGTGCAATAAGCCAGGGTGCAAAAAAGTTTGACAAGATCTTAAAAAAGACAAAGATTGAAAGTCAAGAATTGAACACATTGCTTGAGCGCCTTGAAGAAAAAGGTTTCATTACAATTATTGAGAAAAAGGGCTGGTTAGGTCCCAAGAAAGAAATCACATTAACAGACAAGGGCAATAAGGAACTAGAAGAGAGAAGATTTGAATTGCAACAGAATTGGGATCAGATGGTAACCATTTGGAAGAGTGGAGACAAGCAAAAACTTGAACAACACATGGAGGCAAACAAGTCCACCATCCCATCGATGATGTTCATGGGAATAATGGACATGATGATGTTTTCAACTATGATGGGTTTCATGGGGATGGCAATGACCAGTTTCATACCAGACCAGTATATGAACAGCGGTCACGACATTGGAGGAGGACATGATGCAGGTGCTCACGATGCAAGTTCAGGACAGGACTTTAGCGGTGGGGATTTTCATGGGGATGGCGGTCCAGGAGACATGGGCGGTTTTGATGTTAATTTCTAA
- a CDS encoding RNA-guided endonuclease InsQ/TnpB family protein, with the protein MTIKSVKQIHTFPDEIQSMMETFKDMVNYCIRIGISENISNLNKFSSLHYKDLSQFNIQSYYKLTAMSQAMGRLAQRKKALKNGKTVKSPYISKPYLVSCYGFKITGMLLSFPMYHGDKFLVKLNEYTMSQLENAEPRSFVITPDSVSISVRKQVEQIIPENVIGIDRNLRNITISTPNQTVMYKTSKLLSIKENTSHVISSFKRFDVRKKKHFQKRLGNRRARRIQQHLHKISKDIISRAVQSKSMIVLEDIKCIRKLYRKGNGQGTKYRRKLNSWSFYELQRQIQYKAEWEGIPVGFIDPKRTSQLCPICGGKLQEDRFHRRKLLCINCKKSIDRDVVASMNISYKGWSRFCHPRGLSVEVVNGNLENFRPVILQVDGSKLVETRK; encoded by the coding sequence ATGACAATAAAGTCGGTAAAGCAGATTCACACATTTCCTGATGAAATCCAGTCCATGATGGAAACATTCAAGGACATGGTAAATTATTGCATAAGAATAGGGATATCTGAAAACATATCAAACCTGAATAAATTCTCGTCATTGCACTACAAGGATTTGTCCCAATTCAATATACAATCCTACTACAAACTTACTGCCATGTCTCAGGCAATGGGCAGGCTAGCACAGAGGAAAAAGGCACTGAAAAATGGCAAGACAGTAAAATCACCATACATCTCAAAACCATATCTGGTCTCATGCTATGGTTTTAAAATAACAGGCATGTTGCTTTCATTTCCAATGTACCATGGTGACAAGTTCTTGGTCAAACTAAATGAGTACACCATGTCACAATTGGAAAATGCAGAACCAAGGTCATTTGTGATAACACCTGATTCAGTATCAATCTCAGTAAGAAAACAAGTAGAGCAAATCATTCCAGAAAACGTGATTGGGATAGACAGGAACCTCAGAAACATCACAATATCAACTCCAAATCAAACTGTAATGTACAAGACTAGCAAGTTATTATCGATAAAGGAAAACACATCTCATGTGATATCATCTTTTAAAAGATTTGACGTAAGAAAAAAGAAACATTTCCAGAAAAGATTGGGCAACAGGCGTGCAAGACGTATACAGCAACACCTGCACAAGATATCAAAGGATATCATATCAAGGGCGGTACAATCAAAGTCAATGATAGTATTAGAAGATATCAAGTGCATCAGAAAATTATACAGAAAAGGAAACGGTCAGGGAACAAAATACAGAAGGAAATTAAACTCATGGTCGTTCTATGAACTGCAAAGACAGATACAATACAAGGCAGAATGGGAAGGAATTCCTGTTGGTTTCATAGATCCTAAACGCACAAGCCAACTCTGTCCAATATGCGGAGGCAAACTCCAAGAGGACAGGTTTCACAGACGAAAATTGTTGTGCATTAATTGTAAGAAATCAATAGACAGGGATGTAGTTGCATCCATGAACATATCTTACAAGGGGTGGAGTAGGTTTTGCCATCCTAGAGGGCTTTCAGTTGAAGTGGTGAACGGGAATCTGGAAAACTTTCGGCCAGTAATCCTGCAAGTAGATGGAAGCAAGTTGGTTGAGACTCGAAAATGA
- a CDS encoding peroxiredoxin family protein, with protein MTVQIGAKAPNLQVSEWIQGLPTNIDKEKDNVILIEVFQVNCPGCFMYGIPQAINIYQKYRKEGVTVLGIATAFEDFDKNTVENLRLLLTEGKTIGETLKALGQYGQLVDGNKIPYKIPFPVAMDLLKKEDGPISQSRINEIIQANVPGYESYSEGQKLEIIERVKQYLKSKEYSAHTFDEFALRGTPSTILIDKKGVLRDVAFGTNDFLEENIKKLLSE; from the coding sequence ATGACAGTGCAAATAGGCGCAAAAGCTCCAAATCTCCAAGTATCAGAATGGATCCAAGGATTGCCAACTAACATTGACAAGGAAAAAGACAATGTAATTCTAATTGAGGTGTTTCAAGTCAATTGTCCGGGCTGTTTCATGTATGGCATTCCGCAAGCAATTAACATTTATCAAAAATACAGAAAGGAAGGAGTTACAGTTCTTGGAATAGCAACCGCATTTGAGGATTTTGATAAAAACACGGTGGAGAATCTGAGATTGTTGCTTACAGAGGGAAAGACAATAGGTGAGACATTAAAGGCGTTGGGACAATACGGTCAACTAGTAGATGGAAACAAGATTCCATACAAGATTCCATTTCCAGTGGCAATGGACTTGCTCAAAAAAGAGGATGGGCCAATCAGTCAATCCAGAATAAATGAAATAATCCAGGCAAACGTCCCAGGCTACGAGTCATATAGTGAAGGTCAGAAATTAGAAATAATTGAACGGGTAAAACAATATTTAAAGAGCAAGGAATATTCTGCTCATACCTTTGACGAATTTGCACTGCGTGGTACACCATCAACAATATTGATTGACAAAAAAGGAGTATTGCGAGACGTTGCATTTGGAACTAATGACTTTCTAGAAGAGAACATCAAAAAATTATTGAGTGAATAA
- a CDS encoding biotin--[acetyl-CoA-carboxylase] ligase, giving the protein MYTSFDGTTFDKIITLLKSHHSEFVSGEKLGRMLSLSRTAIWKNIKKLQSLGYKIESKPKIGYRLHANTGLFLPWEITDGLQTDIIGKKIYYFDKIDSTQNFALDLTQRPHENGSVVIAQRQTQGRGRLDRRWISPKGGIWMSILLRPNFEPSYASLFPMLTSLALAVSIEEILKIKTELKWPNDLTLKGKKVAGILIDASIESNKIDYIIIGVGINFKIKPDIVTKSIKNNKRNYGITTLIKKNQKGNPVELIQQFLFELEQNYNKVVSDSTGQIRKEWVKRSSTIGKNITTTTTTGILKGKALGIDKTGALLLSNRGKIQRLLAGDIIYKN; this is encoded by the coding sequence ATGTACACATCCTTTGATGGAACAACATTTGATAAGATAATTACGTTACTCAAATCGCACCACTCAGAATTTGTATCCGGAGAAAAACTTGGCAGGATGTTATCATTAAGCAGGACTGCAATTTGGAAGAATATCAAAAAGCTACAATCACTCGGATACAAAATAGAATCAAAACCAAAAATAGGATATAGACTGCATGCAAACACCGGTCTTTTCTTACCATGGGAAATCACAGATGGACTGCAGACAGACATTATAGGTAAGAAAATATATTATTTTGATAAAATTGATTCGACCCAGAATTTTGCACTGGATCTTACTCAAAGGCCCCATGAAAACGGCTCGGTTGTCATAGCACAAAGACAAACCCAAGGAAGAGGCAGACTAGATCGAAGATGGATTTCACCAAAGGGAGGCATATGGATGTCCATACTTTTGAGGCCAAACTTTGAGCCGTCATATGCATCACTATTTCCCATGCTAACATCCTTGGCTCTTGCAGTTTCGATTGAAGAGATTTTAAAGATAAAAACAGAGCTGAAATGGCCAAATGACCTTACCCTAAAGGGAAAAAAAGTTGCAGGCATACTAATTGATGCGTCCATAGAATCAAACAAGATAGATTACATCATAATAGGAGTAGGGATTAATTTTAAAATCAAGCCGGATATAGTGACAAAATCAATCAAGAATAATAAAAGAAATTATGGCATTACAACCTTGATAAAAAAGAATCAAAAGGGTAATCCTGTAGAACTCATACAGCAATTCCTGTTTGAGCTTGAGCAGAATTATAACAAAGTTGTATCAGATTCCACTGGACAAATTAGAAAAGAATGGGTCAAGAGATCATCCACAATTGGAAAAAATATTACTACAACAACAACCACTGGAATTCTAAAAGGCAAAGCATTAGGAATAGACAAGACAGGTGCATTACTCTTATCAAACAGGGGTAAAATACAGCGTCTTCTAGCCGGCGATATCATTTACAAAAACTAG
- the speB gene encoding agmatinase: MNICWANTDSFDEAEIVIVGIPDESKSHALRKGTSDAPHKIREISSIRDTYKRGDDVSMGLPLDGIVKKVYDYGNIERSQIEHTINKIISNSKIPISIGGDHSISIEIIKSVSKKYGPLSLVYFDAHPDFISSIHGYYGSVFYDVLPYIDVDTSIQIGIRTPEKEEIDNIKKYGLKVITPFDIIRDGIQKTEETILNKIGRNVYVSLDMDVIDPAFAPGVSVPVPLGLGNTEVALLLKSIAKRGMCGMDLMEVCPNYDIKDRTSHLASRIIGELISSTI, encoded by the coding sequence ATGAATATTTGTTGGGCAAACACAGACAGTTTTGATGAGGCAGAAATTGTAATAGTCGGAATTCCTGACGAATCAAAGTCTCACGCACTTCGAAAGGGAACATCTGATGCACCACATAAGATAAGAGAAATTTCATCAATAAGAGACACCTATAAACGCGGAGACGATGTATCTATGGGCTTGCCGCTAGATGGAATTGTCAAGAAAGTTTACGATTATGGAAACATAGAACGCAGTCAGATAGAACATACAATAAACAAGATTATTTCAAATTCCAAGATCCCAATATCAATCGGAGGAGACCATTCAATATCAATTGAAATAATCAAGTCAGTCTCAAAAAAATATGGCCCGCTATCGTTAGTATACTTTGACGCACATCCTGATTTTATCAGTTCTATTCACGGGTATTATGGATCTGTGTTTTATGACGTCTTGCCATACATTGATGTGGATACAAGTATTCAGATAGGAATCAGGACTCCAGAAAAGGAAGAGATAGACAACATCAAAAAATATGGCCTCAAAGTCATCACACCGTTTGACATAATTCGTGATGGGATACAAAAAACTGAAGAAACAATTCTAAATAAAATAGGTAGGAATGTGTATGTATCACTTGACATGGATGTAATCGACCCAGCATTTGCGCCAGGGGTCTCTGTTCCGGTTCCCCTAGGCCTTGGGAATACCGAAGTGGCTCTTCTTCTCAAATCTATTGCAAAAAGAGGCATGTGTGGAATGGATCTAATGGAAGTATGTCCAAACTATGACATCAAAGACAGGACATCACATCTTGCATCAAGAATTATTGGAGAATTAATATCATCCACGATATAA
- a CDS encoding DUF2203 domain-containing protein → MFSHFTLDQANKILPSIIEKFDRVVSMKDQVIKIQSDLESNPKYMTNFKDYIIKKQELNSAITGFYKSIEDLEATGVSIKSIDQGLMDFPSLMFNEEIWLCWKRGETEIKFWHGKEEGFNGRKPIESIDLEKLR, encoded by the coding sequence ATGTTTTCCCATTTTACATTAGATCAAGCAAACAAAATACTTCCATCAATCATAGAAAAATTCGACAGAGTAGTAAGCATGAAAGATCAAGTGATTAAAATCCAATCAGATTTGGAGTCAAACCCAAAATACATGACAAATTTTAAGGATTACATCATAAAAAAGCAAGAGCTTAATTCTGCAATAACTGGTTTTTACAAATCAATTGAAGATCTAGAGGCAACTGGCGTATCAATCAAAAGCATTGATCAGGGACTGATGGATTTTCCATCTCTTATGTTCAATGAAGAAATATGGCTTTGTTGGAAACGTGGAGAGACCGAAATAAAATTCTGGCATGGAAAGGAGGAAGGGTTCAATGGAAGAAAACCCATAGAGAGTATAGATTTGGAAAAACTACGGTAG
- a CDS encoding prenyltransferase, giving the protein MLKVWLRAVRIRFLLASIISVCLGLAINSWQNKTIDIGFAVLTFVGVTALHASVDLLNDYWDYKRQIDTDTKRTKFSGGTGVLPEGLLKPEQVYRAGVLMLVLGSAVGAFFIFERGITIAVILGFAIVSIYFYSTRIVDSGLGEVFVAIKGCMIVLGTYFVQSSHITIEPVIAGIISGILSSTVLFVNSFPDFDADKKHGRKTLVIILGKQKAATVIWIFPIIIYGIILVSTISGIFPFITLITLATIPMAIRSGKSLIKNYENVDELVPVMQGFVTYSRITGALFVISFLIGILLKIPQ; this is encoded by the coding sequence ATGCTAAAGGTGTGGCTACGAGCTGTTAGGATAAGATTCCTTCTTGCATCAATCATCTCAGTCTGTCTTGGTCTTGCAATAAACAGCTGGCAAAACAAGACAATCGATATTGGATTTGCAGTACTTACATTTGTAGGAGTGACAGCATTACATGCAAGTGTGGATTTACTCAATGATTACTGGGACTATAAGAGACAGATAGACACAGATACCAAAAGAACAAAGTTCAGCGGCGGGACAGGAGTTTTGCCAGAAGGATTGCTCAAGCCAGAACAGGTGTACCGTGCAGGAGTACTCATGTTGGTACTGGGTTCTGCGGTGGGGGCATTTTTCATATTTGAGAGGGGAATAACAATAGCAGTAATCCTAGGATTTGCAATTGTTTCCATTTATTTTTATTCAACAAGAATAGTGGATTCTGGCCTAGGTGAAGTCTTTGTAGCAATAAAGGGTTGCATGATAGTGCTTGGTACATATTTTGTCCAGAGTTCACATATAACAATAGAACCAGTCATTGCAGGAATTATTTCAGGAATATTATCATCAACAGTCCTCTTTGTGAATTCATTTCCGGACTTTGATGCCGACAAGAAACATGGTAGAAAGACGCTGGTCATAATACTTGGAAAACAAAAAGCTGCAACAGTAATCTGGATTTTTCCAATCATCATTTATGGGATTATATTAGTATCAACAATATCAGGAATATTTCCGTTCATAACCCTCATCACTCTGGCAACAATACCCATGGCAATAAGATCAGGCAAATCATTGATAAAAAATTATGAAAATGTAGATGAACTTGTTCCAGTGATGCAAGGATTTGTCACATACAGTAGAATAACAGGAGCACTGTTTGTTATTTCATTTTTAATTGGCATTTTGTTAAAGATTCCACAGTAG